Proteins encoded within one genomic window of Jiangella mangrovi:
- a CDS encoding PH domain-containing protein: MGFSDKQLSDDEQVIYHLHTHVKALIVPVLVLLVLAAGVGFGLSALPDGELVGTVGRWAIVIVGVVVLGVWVIWPFLTWLTTTYTITSERLITRQGIITRTGRDIPHTVINDVAYEMQLTDRILRCGTLVVSAASEQGQVRLHDVPRVHQVQLRLSELVREAHDLDERA, translated from the coding sequence ATGGGGTTTTCCGATAAGCAGCTCAGCGACGACGAGCAGGTGATCTACCACCTGCACACGCACGTCAAGGCGCTGATCGTGCCCGTGCTCGTGCTGCTGGTCCTGGCCGCGGGGGTGGGCTTCGGGCTCAGCGCCCTGCCCGACGGCGAGCTCGTCGGCACCGTCGGGCGCTGGGCCATCGTCATCGTCGGCGTCGTGGTGCTCGGCGTCTGGGTCATCTGGCCGTTCCTCACCTGGCTGACCACGACGTACACCATCACCAGCGAGCGGCTGATCACGCGGCAGGGCATCATCACCCGCACCGGCCGCGACATCCCGCACACCGTCATCAACGACGTCGCGTACGAGATGCAGCTCACCGACCGCATCCTGCGCTGCGGCACGCTGGTGGTCTCGGCCGCCAGCGAGCAGGGCCAGGTGCGCCTGCACGACGTCCCGCGGGTCCACCAGGTCCAGCTGCGGCTGAGCGAGCTCGTGCGCGAGGCGCACGACCTGGACGAGCGCGCGTGA
- a CDS encoding metallophosphoesterase → MTETTSARLSRRGFLGASAAGAIAVPLALGGTATAAAARDDLFRFGVIADCQYADFPDTGTRYYRSSIAKLAEAVDTFNNADLEFITHLGDFVDRFERSFAELLPTFEKARRAKYHVLGNHDFQLPTAELLDVLDMPAPYYHYRRRDWRFVVLDTNDVSTYANPAGSEKHALAQEMYAELVAAGAPNAQTWNGAVGQEQLAWLRTVLTNARRRGEKVVLSSHHPVFPKNAHNAWNDDELLELIDGFDNVIAYVNGHNHAGNYGFRNGVHYVTFRGMVELDTNAFSIVEVHPDHLRVDGYGREPDRLLPFRSQ, encoded by the coding sequence ATGACCGAGACGACTTCCGCGCGGCTCAGCCGCCGAGGCTTCCTGGGCGCGTCCGCAGCCGGCGCCATCGCCGTCCCCCTCGCACTGGGCGGGACGGCGACAGCTGCGGCCGCCCGCGACGACCTGTTCCGGTTCGGCGTCATCGCCGACTGCCAGTACGCCGACTTCCCCGACACCGGCACCCGCTACTACCGCTCGTCGATCGCCAAGCTGGCCGAGGCCGTCGACACGTTCAACAACGCCGACCTCGAGTTCATCACCCACCTGGGCGACTTCGTGGACCGCTTCGAGCGCAGCTTCGCCGAGCTGCTGCCGACGTTCGAGAAGGCGCGGCGGGCGAAGTACCACGTCCTGGGCAACCACGACTTCCAGCTGCCCACGGCCGAGCTGCTCGACGTGCTGGACATGCCGGCGCCGTACTACCACTACCGCCGTCGCGACTGGCGCTTCGTCGTGCTCGACACCAACGACGTCAGCACCTACGCCAACCCGGCCGGCTCGGAGAAGCACGCGCTGGCCCAGGAGATGTACGCGGAGCTGGTCGCCGCCGGCGCCCCGAACGCGCAGACCTGGAACGGCGCCGTCGGCCAGGAGCAGCTGGCCTGGCTGCGCACCGTCCTGACCAACGCCCGGCGCCGCGGCGAGAAGGTCGTGCTCAGCTCGCACCACCCGGTCTTCCCGAAGAACGCGCACAACGCCTGGAACGACGACGAGCTGCTCGAGCTGATCGACGGCTTCGACAACGTCATCGCCTACGTCAACGGGCACAACCACGCCGGCAACTACGGCTTCCGCAACGGGGTCCACTACGTGACGTTCCGCGGCATGGTCGAGCTGGACACCAACGCCTTCTCGATCGTCGAGGTGCACCCCGATCACCTCCGCGTCGACGGCTACGGCCGCGAGCCCGACCGGCTGCTGCCGTTCCGGTCGCAGTGA
- a CDS encoding phosphoenolpyruvate carboxylase — protein sequence MASTATGSREAARFEMPERLRADVRQLGDALGQVLREYGGDALLADVERLRELTIASHHEDQTVADDAAAQAEQLVASWTLDRADEVARAFTVYFHLVNAAEEYHRVRSLRAGDRADHPLAGTVAKAVEDVARLAGHDKAKHLLDGLEFRPVLTAHPTEARRRAVVTSIRRIAGLLERRDDPRLGASEDTETQRMLLEQIDVLWRTAPLRVDRPGPLDEVRTAMSAFDDVLFHVVPQVYRRAEMALAGGAETVAAPQVPAFVRLGSWIGGDRDGNPHVTSAVTRQAMTVQSDHVLRALEAAAAAVGRGLTLDAASTPPATELRRILADARAAQPELYTELASRSPNEPHRIAVLYAAARIGATRRRDADLSYASAGELLTELRAVQASLAEAGAARQAYGELQGLIWQVESFGFHLAELEVRQHSAVHRAALEDIRAGGVLSDRTEEVLATIRVMAQIQARFGPDACRRYVVSFTQSTDDVAAVYELARYALDGRPVELDVVPLFETGADLAACVTILDGVLELPEVRSRLAETGRRMEIMLGYSDSAKDVGPVSATLALYDAQDRLTAWAHEHEITLTMFHGRGGALGRGGGPANRAVLAQAPGSVDGRFKLTEQGEVIFARYGDPAIARRHIEQVASAVLLASTPAVEERARAAAVEFEGVAATLDAAARETYHALVRTDGFPEWFARVTPLEEVGSLPIGSRPARRGLTVSSLDDLRAIPWVFSWSQTRVTLPGWYGLGSGLAAVGDLDLLRRAYDEWPLFTVMMENAEMSLAKSDRRIAARYLALGDRPELTRQILDEHALTTRWVLDVTGHTRLLEDRHVLGRAVALRNPYVDALSYLQVRALRALRQDEVESGSADEAATRRLLQISVNGVAAGLQNTG from the coding sequence ATGGCTTCCACTGCCACCGGATCCCGCGAGGCGGCCCGCTTCGAGATGCCCGAACGGCTGCGTGCCGACGTCCGGCAGCTCGGCGACGCGCTCGGCCAGGTGTTGCGCGAGTACGGCGGCGACGCCCTGCTGGCCGACGTCGAACGGCTGCGCGAGCTGACCATCGCCTCGCACCATGAGGACCAGACCGTCGCCGACGACGCCGCCGCCCAGGCCGAGCAGCTGGTGGCGTCGTGGACGCTCGACCGGGCCGACGAGGTCGCCCGGGCGTTCACCGTCTACTTCCATCTCGTCAACGCAGCCGAGGAGTACCACCGGGTCCGGTCGCTGCGGGCCGGCGACCGCGCCGACCACCCGCTGGCCGGCACCGTCGCCAAGGCCGTCGAGGACGTCGCCCGCCTCGCCGGCCACGACAAGGCCAAGCACCTGCTCGACGGCCTCGAGTTCCGCCCGGTGCTCACCGCGCACCCCACCGAGGCCCGCCGCCGCGCCGTCGTCACGTCCATCCGGCGCATCGCCGGCCTGCTCGAGCGGCGCGACGACCCCCGTCTGGGCGCGTCCGAGGACACCGAGACGCAGCGCATGCTGCTCGAGCAGATCGACGTGCTGTGGCGCACCGCCCCGCTGCGGGTCGACCGCCCCGGTCCGCTCGACGAGGTCCGCACCGCCATGTCGGCCTTCGACGACGTGCTCTTCCACGTGGTGCCGCAGGTCTACCGACGCGCTGAGATGGCGCTGGCCGGCGGTGCCGAGACGGTGGCAGCGCCGCAGGTGCCGGCATTCGTCCGGCTGGGCTCCTGGATCGGCGGCGACCGCGACGGCAACCCGCACGTCACCAGCGCCGTCACCCGTCAGGCCATGACCGTCCAGTCCGACCACGTGCTGCGAGCGCTCGAGGCGGCCGCTGCCGCCGTCGGCCGCGGGCTCACGCTCGACGCCGCGTCCACGCCGCCGGCCACCGAGCTGCGCCGCATCCTGGCCGACGCCCGCGCCGCCCAGCCCGAGCTCTACACCGAGCTGGCCTCGCGCTCGCCCAACGAGCCGCACCGCATCGCCGTCCTGTACGCGGCCGCCCGCATCGGCGCCACCCGCCGGCGCGACGCTGACCTCTCCTACGCGTCGGCCGGCGAGCTGCTGACCGAGCTGCGCGCCGTCCAGGCCAGCCTCGCCGAGGCCGGCGCCGCGCGGCAGGCCTACGGCGAGCTGCAGGGACTCATCTGGCAGGTCGAGTCGTTCGGCTTCCACCTCGCCGAGCTCGAGGTCCGCCAGCACAGCGCCGTGCACCGGGCGGCGCTGGAGGACATCCGGGCCGGCGGCGTGCTGTCGGACCGCACCGAGGAGGTCCTGGCGACCATCCGGGTCATGGCGCAGATCCAGGCCCGGTTCGGCCCCGACGCCTGCCGCCGTTACGTCGTCTCGTTCACCCAGTCCACCGACGACGTCGCGGCGGTGTACGAGCTGGCCCGGTACGCCCTCGACGGCCGGCCGGTCGAGCTCGACGTCGTGCCGCTCTTCGAGACCGGCGCCGACCTCGCGGCCTGCGTGACGATCCTCGACGGCGTGCTCGAGCTGCCCGAGGTGCGCTCGCGGCTGGCCGAGACCGGCCGGCGCATGGAGATCATGCTCGGCTACTCCGACTCCGCGAAGGACGTCGGCCCGGTGTCGGCCACGCTGGCGCTGTACGACGCGCAGGACCGGCTCACCGCGTGGGCGCACGAGCACGAGATCACGCTGACGATGTTCCACGGCCGCGGCGGGGCGCTGGGACGAGGCGGCGGGCCGGCCAACCGGGCGGTGCTGGCACAGGCGCCGGGCTCGGTCGACGGCCGGTTCAAGCTCACCGAGCAGGGCGAGGTCATCTTCGCCCGCTACGGCGACCCCGCCATCGCCCGGCGGCACATCGAGCAGGTCGCGTCGGCCGTGCTGCTGGCGTCCACGCCGGCGGTCGAGGAGCGGGCCCGCGCGGCCGCCGTCGAGTTCGAGGGCGTGGCGGCGACGCTCGACGCCGCCGCCCGCGAGACGTACCACGCGCTGGTCCGCACCGACGGCTTCCCCGAGTGGTTCGCCCGGGTCACGCCGCTGGAAGAGGTCGGCTCGCTGCCCATCGGCTCGCGCCCGGCCCGGCGCGGGCTGACGGTGTCGTCGCTGGACGACCTGCGGGCCATCCCGTGGGTGTTCTCGTGGTCGCAGACCCGCGTCACGCTGCCCGGCTGGTACGGCCTCGGCTCCGGGCTGGCCGCCGTCGGCGACCTCGACCTGCTGCGTCGCGCGTACGACGAGTGGCCGCTGTTCACGGTCATGATGGAGAATGCGGAGATGTCGCTGGCGAAGTCCGACCGCCGCATCGCCGCGCGCTACCTCGCGCTGGGCGACCGGCCCGAGCTGACCCGGCAGATCCTCGACGAGCACGCGCTGACCACGCGCTGGGTCCTCGACGTCACCGGCCACACGCGGCTGCTCGAGGACCGCCACGTCCTGGGCCGCGCGGTGGCGCTGCGCAACCCCTATGTCGACGCGTTGTCGTACCTGCAGGTCCGCGCGCTGCGGGCGCTGCGCCAGGACGAGGTCGAGTCCGGCTCGGCCGACGAGGCGGCCACCCGGCGGCTGCTGCAGATCAGCGTCAACGGCGTCGCCGCGGGCCTGCAGAACACCGGCTGA
- a CDS encoding acyl-CoA carboxylase epsilon subunit: MSDAPPLFRVVRGTPTDEELAALVVVLTAKAAAGRAPSAPERSSWASYWNHRAPLAPGAGAWRASALPR; this comes from the coding sequence GTGAGCGATGCGCCGCCGCTGTTCCGGGTCGTCCGAGGGACGCCCACCGACGAGGAGCTGGCTGCCCTCGTCGTCGTGCTGACGGCGAAGGCGGCGGCCGGGCGCGCGCCGTCGGCCCCGGAGCGCTCGTCGTGGGCGTCGTACTGGAACCACCGGGCACCGCTGGCGCCGGGCGCGGGCGCGTGGCGGGCCAGCGCGCTGCCGCGTTGA
- a CDS encoding acyl-CoA carboxylase subunit beta, whose protein sequence is MTTHDVPDIHTTAGKLADLRQRIDDAVHAGSERAVEKQHARGKKTARERIAMLLDEGSFVEFDELARHRSTTFGMEKNRPYGDGVVTGFGTVDGRQVAVFAQDFTVFGGSLGQVFGEKIVKVMDFALKTGCPMIGINDSGGARIQEGVVSLGLYGEIFRRNVHASGVIPQISLIMGPCAGGAVYSPAITDFTVMVDQTSHMFITGPDVIKTVTGEDVGFEDLGGARAHNTKSGNAHYMAGDEADAVDYVKALLSYLPQNNLDPAPSFPDTVSPLEVSDDDRALDTLVPDSANQPYDMHTVIEAVLDDGDFLEVQPLFAGNIIVGFGRVEGQSVGVVANQPMQFAGTLDIDASEKAARFVRTCDAFNIPVLTFVDVPGFLPGTDQEWNGIIRRGAKLIYAYAEATVPLVTIITRKAYGGAYDVMGSKHLGADVNLAWPSAQIAVMGAQGAVNILYRRELADAEDPAERRAQLVTEYEDTLANPYVAAERGYVDAVIEPSRTRVSIVQALRALRTKRETLPPKKHGNIPL, encoded by the coding sequence ATGACGACGCACGACGTTCCGGACATCCACACGACCGCGGGCAAGCTCGCCGACCTGCGGCAGCGGATCGACGACGCCGTGCACGCCGGCTCCGAGCGGGCCGTCGAGAAGCAGCACGCCCGCGGCAAGAAGACCGCCCGCGAGCGCATCGCCATGCTGCTCGACGAGGGCTCGTTCGTGGAGTTCGACGAGCTGGCCCGGCACCGCTCCACCACGTTCGGCATGGAGAAGAACCGGCCCTACGGCGACGGCGTCGTCACCGGCTTCGGCACGGTCGACGGCCGCCAGGTCGCGGTGTTCGCGCAGGACTTCACCGTCTTCGGCGGGAGCCTCGGCCAGGTGTTCGGCGAGAAGATCGTCAAGGTCATGGACTTCGCGCTGAAGACCGGCTGCCCGATGATCGGCATCAACGACTCCGGCGGCGCGCGCATCCAGGAGGGCGTCGTCTCGCTGGGGCTCTACGGCGAGATCTTCCGCCGCAACGTGCACGCGTCGGGCGTCATCCCGCAGATCTCGCTGATCATGGGCCCGTGCGCGGGCGGCGCGGTGTACTCGCCGGCCATCACCGACTTCACCGTCATGGTCGACCAGACGTCGCACATGTTCATCACCGGCCCCGACGTCATCAAGACCGTCACCGGCGAGGACGTCGGTTTCGAGGACCTCGGCGGCGCACGGGCGCACAACACCAAGAGCGGCAACGCCCACTACATGGCCGGCGACGAGGCCGACGCCGTCGACTACGTCAAGGCGCTGCTCTCGTACCTGCCGCAGAACAACCTCGACCCCGCGCCGTCGTTCCCCGACACCGTCTCGCCGCTCGAGGTCAGCGACGACGACCGGGCGCTGGACACGCTGGTGCCGGACAGCGCGAACCAGCCGTACGACATGCACACCGTCATCGAGGCCGTGCTCGACGACGGCGACTTCCTCGAGGTGCAGCCGCTGTTCGCGGGCAACATCATCGTCGGCTTCGGCCGCGTCGAGGGGCAGTCCGTCGGCGTCGTCGCCAACCAGCCCATGCAGTTCGCCGGCACCCTCGACATCGACGCGTCGGAGAAGGCGGCCCGGTTCGTGCGCACCTGCGACGCGTTCAACATCCCGGTGCTGACCTTCGTCGACGTGCCCGGCTTCCTGCCCGGCACCGACCAGGAGTGGAACGGCATCATCCGGCGCGGCGCCAAGCTCATCTACGCCTACGCCGAGGCGACCGTCCCGCTGGTCACCATCATCACACGCAAGGCCTACGGCGGCGCCTACGACGTCATGGGCTCCAAGCACCTGGGCGCCGACGTCAACCTCGCCTGGCCGAGCGCGCAGATCGCCGTCATGGGCGCCCAGGGCGCGGTCAACATCCTGTACCGGCGCGAGCTCGCCGACGCCGAGGACCCCGCCGAGCGGCGCGCGCAGCTCGTCACGGAGTACGAGGACACGCTGGCCAACCCGTACGTCGCGGCCGAGCGCGGCTACGTCGACGCCGTCATCGAGCCGTCGCGAACCCGGGTGTCGATCGTCCAGGCGCTGCGGGCGCTGCGGACCAAGCGCGAGACGCTGCCGCCGAAGAAGCACGGCAACATCCCGCTCTGA
- a CDS encoding NUDIX hydrolase, translating into MTVEHRVAVAVLVRDDRVLMCHRRADRTWYPDVWDFPGGHIEDGETVADCARRECGEELGIDAGAAHRELARWVEGDEDITFIQLLSWTGTPSNCAPEEHDDVRWFGLTEALELTLPDPRYPELLRRVLVTPGV; encoded by the coding sequence ATGACGGTCGAGCACCGGGTCGCGGTCGCCGTGCTGGTGCGCGATGACCGCGTGCTGATGTGCCACCGTCGCGCCGACCGCACCTGGTACCCGGACGTGTGGGACTTCCCGGGCGGGCACATCGAGGACGGCGAGACCGTGGCCGACTGCGCCCGGCGCGAGTGCGGCGAGGAGCTCGGCATCGACGCGGGGGCGGCGCACCGCGAGCTGGCGCGCTGGGTCGAGGGCGACGAGGACATCACCTTCATCCAGCTGCTGAGCTGGACCGGCACGCCGTCCAACTGTGCCCCCGAGGAACACGACGACGTGCGTTGGTTCGGCCTCACCGAGGCGCTGGAGCTGACGCTGCCCGACCCGCGCTACCCAGAGCTGCTGCGCCGCGTTCTCGTCACCCCTGGCGTGTAG
- a CDS encoding adenylate/guanylate cyclase domain-containing protein: protein MTLPPEPPRRPTADELERLLLGASRRYTREQIAEGAGLSVDEVTRYWRALGFPDVGEEQAFTVWDMEALRGVTELVQDEVVDEATAVQMVRALGRMTGRLAEWHVETLAEIIEDNEAEGRGTGSRLTSAYLVAQKLLPEFERLLIYAWRRKLGASVNRLVAIGRIGEAPLLAAPASVGFADLVSFTRLSRGLSVDELGQLVEQFEATTNDVIFGTGGRVIKTLGDEVVFTADDPETAARIGCRLVEEIGEDEDLPDIRVGIATGPVVARLGDVFGTPTNLAARLTALAERNTVLVDDLTAKELADTPEFLLRALPPTTVRGLGTVNAFTVSPRREPPSPASPA from the coding sequence GTGACACTGCCGCCCGAGCCGCCGCGGCGACCCACCGCCGACGAGCTCGAGCGGCTGCTGCTCGGCGCGTCCCGCCGGTACACCCGTGAGCAGATCGCCGAGGGGGCCGGCCTCAGCGTCGACGAGGTCACGCGGTACTGGCGGGCGCTCGGCTTCCCCGACGTCGGCGAGGAGCAGGCGTTCACCGTCTGGGACATGGAGGCGCTGCGCGGCGTCACCGAGCTGGTCCAGGACGAGGTGGTCGACGAGGCCACCGCGGTGCAGATGGTGCGGGCGCTGGGCCGCATGACCGGCCGTCTGGCCGAGTGGCACGTCGAGACGCTCGCCGAGATCATCGAGGACAACGAGGCCGAGGGCCGCGGCACCGGCAGCCGGCTGACGTCGGCCTACCTCGTGGCGCAGAAGCTGCTGCCGGAGTTCGAGCGGCTGCTCATCTACGCGTGGCGGCGCAAGCTGGGCGCGTCGGTCAACCGGCTGGTCGCCATCGGGCGCATCGGCGAGGCGCCGCTGCTGGCCGCGCCCGCGTCGGTCGGGTTCGCCGACCTGGTCTCGTTCACCCGGCTGTCCCGCGGACTGAGCGTCGACGAGCTCGGCCAGCTGGTCGAGCAGTTCGAGGCCACCACCAACGACGTCATCTTCGGCACCGGCGGGCGGGTCATCAAGACCCTGGGCGACGAGGTCGTGTTCACCGCCGACGACCCCGAGACGGCGGCGCGCATCGGCTGCCGGCTGGTCGAGGAGATCGGCGAGGACGAGGACCTGCCCGACATCCGCGTCGGCATCGCGACCGGCCCGGTGGTCGCCCGGTTGGGCGACGTCTTCGGCACCCCGACGAACCTCGCCGCCCGGCTGACCGCGCTGGCCGAGCGCAACACCGTCCTGGTCGACGACCTGACCGCGAAGGAGCTGGCCGACACCCCGGAGTTCCTGCTGCGGGCGCTGCCGCCGACGACGGTGCGCGGCCTCGGCACCGTCAACGCGTTCACCGTCTCGCCGCGGCGCGAACCGCCGTCGCCGGCGTCGCCGGCATGA
- a CDS encoding biotin--[acetyl-CoA-carboxylase] ligase, protein MWTVHRVATTGSTNADVAAAARSGAAEGYVVVADHQSAGRGRLDRRWEAPPGTALAMSFLLRPDGVPVARWPWLPLLAGVAVVEAVAAAAGASAVLKWPNDVLLDGGKLAGILTERVDTPSGPAAVVGIGLNVLQTADQLPPGGVSLASAGAGAAPDAVLDAVAPALGERYAGWRAAGGDPLASGLAADYASRCDTVGRDVRAELPGGDAVEGRATGVDGSGRLLIATPAGGDPVAVGAGDVVHLRPR, encoded by the coding sequence GTGTGGACCGTTCACCGGGTCGCCACGACGGGGTCGACGAACGCCGACGTCGCGGCGGCGGCCCGGTCCGGCGCCGCTGAGGGCTACGTCGTCGTCGCCGACCACCAGAGCGCGGGCCGCGGGCGGCTCGACCGGCGCTGGGAGGCCCCTCCCGGCACGGCGCTGGCGATGTCGTTCCTGCTCCGGCCCGACGGCGTCCCGGTGGCGCGCTGGCCGTGGCTGCCGCTGCTGGCCGGGGTCGCGGTCGTCGAGGCGGTCGCTGCCGCGGCCGGGGCGTCCGCCGTCCTCAAGTGGCCCAACGACGTCCTGCTCGACGGCGGCAAGCTGGCGGGCATCCTCACCGAGCGGGTCGACACGCCGTCGGGACCGGCCGCCGTCGTCGGCATCGGGCTCAACGTCCTGCAGACGGCGGACCAGCTGCCGCCGGGCGGGGTCTCGCTGGCGTCCGCGGGCGCGGGGGCCGCGCCCGACGCCGTGCTGGACGCCGTCGCCCCCGCCCTGGGGGAGCGCTACGCGGGCTGGCGCGCGGCCGGCGGCGATCCGCTCGCCAGCGGGCTGGCCGCCGACTACGCGAGCCGCTGCGACACCGTCGGCCGTGACGTGCGGGCCGAGCTGCCCGGCGGCGACGCCGTCGAGGGCAGAGCGACCGGCGTCGACGGGTCCGGGCGGCTGCTCATCGCGACCCCGGCGGGCGGTGACCCCGTCGCCGTCGGCGCCGGAGACGTCGTCCATCTGCGTCCGCGGTGA
- a CDS encoding nucleotidyltransferase family protein, which yields MSSSSAVIVRQAVILAGGQGSRLKPYTDTVPKVMIEISGRCIIDHQLDWLAEAGVTDVVVSAGHLSEVLIDHLSSRELPVRVRTVVEDQPLGRGGGLKYAGKQLPAPDEGWYALNGDIWTRFDLRGMTAYHRERQAVATIGLARPRMPWGVVELDELGRVTDFVESPPSPYPINGGVYAFSPRILDLLPDVGDHERTTFPSLAKERLLAGYPIEGYWRAIDTAKDLAEAAKELEALRSSLGD from the coding sequence ATGAGCAGCTCGAGCGCGGTGATCGTGCGCCAGGCTGTGATCCTCGCCGGTGGGCAGGGGTCGCGGCTCAAGCCGTACACCGACACCGTGCCCAAGGTGATGATCGAGATCTCGGGCCGGTGCATCATCGACCACCAGCTCGACTGGCTGGCCGAGGCCGGCGTCACCGACGTGGTCGTGTCGGCCGGGCACCTCAGCGAGGTCCTGATCGACCACCTGTCCTCGCGCGAGCTGCCGGTGCGGGTGCGCACCGTCGTCGAGGACCAGCCGCTGGGCCGCGGCGGCGGGCTGAAGTACGCCGGCAAGCAGCTGCCCGCCCCCGACGAGGGCTGGTACGCGCTCAACGGCGACATCTGGACCCGCTTCGACCTGCGCGGCATGACGGCGTACCACCGCGAGCGGCAGGCCGTCGCCACCATCGGACTGGCCCGGCCGCGCATGCCGTGGGGCGTCGTCGAGCTCGACGAGCTGGGCCGGGTCACCGACTTCGTGGAGTCGCCGCCGTCGCCGTACCCCATCAACGGCGGCGTCTACGCGTTCTCGCCGCGCATCCTCGACCTCCTGCCCGACGTCGGCGACCACGAGCGCACCACGTTCCCGTCGCTGGCCAAGGAGCGGCTGCTGGCCGGTTACCCCATCGAGGGGTACTGGCGGGCCATCGACACCGCCAAGGACCTCGCCGAGGCGGCGAAGGAGCTCGAGGCGCTGCGGTCGTCGCTGGGGGACTGA
- a CDS encoding DUF885 family protein, whose amino-acid sequence MTTQQPPRAVDEIADAYVDEYAALDPYTATYAGLSGYDALSTDLSPDGFAERRALAERTLAALGTATAADERERVAGEAMRERLSLDLEMDDAGLNRNLNVIESPFHWARETFDLMPTDTEEQWANIAARMRAVPTALEQYRHTMDADIAAGRPSPRRQVLAVADQAGRVAGTFFTGLAATGPESMRAELDAAAAAASEAYRAFGGYLTETAAPAAREQDAVGRDAYAVASRYFLGAAVDLDETYDWGVAELARIETQLAEVAQDIVAGGAVDDAVAALDADPARKITGTAGLQSWMQKLSDRTIEAMNGVHFDIPEPIRRLECRIAPTKEGGIYYTQPSEDFTRPGRMWWSVPEGVEEFSTWRETTTVFHEGVPGHHLQVAQVIYRREVLNRWQRLLCWVSGHGEGWALYAERLMADLGFLDDPGDRLGMLDSQSFRAARVVVDIGIHLGKEVPASLVASDGLPTGVWTPESAYTFLRKHCRMPDEFLRFELDRYLGWPGQAPSYKIGERIWLAARDDAQRRQGDAFDLREFHRAALDLGSIGLDPLREALARL is encoded by the coding sequence GTGACGACCCAGCAGCCACCGCGCGCCGTCGACGAGATCGCTGACGCCTACGTCGACGAGTACGCCGCCCTCGACCCCTACACCGCCACCTACGCCGGGCTGAGCGGCTACGACGCCCTCAGCACCGACCTGTCGCCGGACGGGTTCGCCGAGCGCCGGGCGCTCGCCGAGCGGACGCTCGCCGCCCTCGGGACGGCCACCGCCGCCGACGAGCGCGAGCGGGTCGCGGGCGAGGCGATGCGCGAGCGGCTGTCGCTCGACCTCGAGATGGACGACGCCGGGCTGAACCGCAACCTCAACGTCATCGAGAGCCCGTTCCACTGGGCCCGCGAGACGTTCGACCTCATGCCCACGGACACCGAGGAGCAGTGGGCGAACATCGCCGCCCGCATGCGCGCCGTCCCTACGGCGCTGGAGCAGTACCGGCACACCATGGACGCCGACATCGCCGCCGGCCGCCCGTCGCCGCGCCGCCAGGTGCTCGCCGTCGCCGATCAGGCCGGGCGGGTCGCCGGCACCTTCTTCACCGGGCTGGCCGCCACCGGGCCCGAGTCGATGCGCGCCGAGCTCGACGCGGCCGCCGCGGCGGCGTCCGAGGCGTACCGCGCGTTCGGCGGCTACCTCACCGAGACCGCCGCACCGGCGGCGCGCGAGCAGGACGCCGTCGGCCGCGACGCCTACGCTGTCGCCTCGCGGTACTTCCTCGGCGCGGCCGTCGACCTCGACGAGACCTACGACTGGGGCGTCGCCGAGCTGGCCCGCATCGAGACGCAGCTGGCCGAGGTCGCGCAGGACATCGTCGCCGGCGGCGCCGTCGACGACGCCGTCGCCGCCCTCGACGCCGACCCGGCCCGCAAGATCACCGGCACGGCCGGACTGCAGTCGTGGATGCAGAAGCTCTCCGACCGCACCATCGAGGCCATGAACGGCGTGCACTTCGACATCCCGGAGCCGATCCGCCGGCTGGAGTGCCGCATCGCCCCCACCAAGGAGGGCGGCATCTACTACACGCAGCCCAGCGAGGACTTCACCCGCCCGGGCCGCATGTGGTGGTCGGTTCCCGAGGGCGTCGAGGAGTTCTCGACCTGGCGCGAGACCACGACGGTGTTCCACGAGGGCGTGCCCGGCCACCACCTGCAGGTCGCGCAGGTCATCTACCGGCGCGAGGTGCTCAACCGCTGGCAGCGGCTGCTGTGCTGGGTGTCCGGCCACGGCGAGGGCTGGGCGCTCTACGCCGAGCGGCTCATGGCCGACCTCGGCTTCCTCGACGACCCCGGCGACCGCCTCGGCATGCTCGACAGCCAGTCCTTCCGCGCCGCCCGCGTCGTCGTCGACATCGGCATCCACCTGGGCAAGGAGGTCCCGGCGTCGCTGGTCGCCTCCGACGGGCTGCCGACCGGCGTCTGGACCCCGGAGTCGGCGTACACGTTCCTGCGCAAGCACTGCCGCATGCCCGACGAGTTCCTCCGCTTCGAGCTCGACCGCTACCTCGGCTGGCCGGGCCAGGCGCCGTCGTACAAGATCGGCGAGCGCATCTGGCTCGCCGCCCGCGACGACGCCCAGCGCCGCCAGGGCGACGCGTTCGACCTGCGCGAGTTCCACCGGGCGGCGCTCGACCTCGGCTCCATCGGCCTCGACCCCCTCCGCGAGGCACTCGCCCGATTGTGA